A stretch of the Rosa rugosa chromosome 5, drRosRugo1.1, whole genome shotgun sequence genome encodes the following:
- the LOC133711793 gene encoding uncharacterized protein LOC133711793, with translation MASLATHFSAFVLLSPVGLRRLLCSSSLYLRNPSQFRAKTWYFSDPKWKNFDLYSLIIALPIASFSEIFLFLAFSGHPTYRFAFFQQSAIIFLFWLLLLLIICRENLDPMHIDEGFVFVLAAITFFIEYSVIGKGISGLGGTMYDMLGALTLACAFSCLYLSFRPWSFFAEFFLSSGLVFKGTWMLQLGLSFYTDTFGLKGCKKMAVWPHKSENAELKCDLEEDGLRGLAVMTLLFIGHAIGVMVLSFVLFGWLARNWNWRSGEASGPLLQQLESEHQLVLMRATSQEIELE, from the coding sequence ATGGCATCACTAGCAACCCATTTCTCAGCGTTCGTGCTTCTCTCCCCGGTGGGCCTCCGCCGCCTGCTCTGCTCCTCCTCCCTGTACCTGAGAAACCCATCTCAGTTCCGCGCCAAAACTTGGTACTTCTCCGACCCCAAATGGAAAAACTTCGATCTCTACTCTCTCATCATCGCCCTCCCCATCGCCTCCTTCTCCGAGATCTTCCTCTTCCTCGCcttctccggccaccccaccTACCGCTTCGCCTTCTTCCAGCAGTCCGCCATCATCTTCCTCTTCtggctcctcctcctcttgatcATCTGCCGCGAAAACCTAGACCCCATGCACATCGACGAGGGCTTCGTCTTCGTCTTGGCCGCGATCACGTTTTTCATCGAGTATTCCGTCATCGGAAAAGGTATCTCCGGTTTGGGTGGGACCATGTACGACATGTTGGGTGCACTCACTCTCGCATGTGCCTTTTCTTGCTTGTACTTGTCGTTCCGCCCGTGGTCGTTTTTCGCCGAGTTTTTCTTGTCGTCCGGGTTGGTTTTTAAAGGTACGTGGATGTTGCAGCTAGGGTTGTCATTTTACACTGACACGTTTGGGCTGAAAGGGTGTAAGAAGATGGCTGTGTGGCCCCATAAGTCTGAGAATGCCGAGTTGAAGTGTGATCTTGAGGAGGATGGGTTGAGGGGTTTGGCTGTGATGACATTGTTGTTTATTGGGCATGCAATTGGGGTAATggtgttgagttttgtgttGTTTGGGTGGCTGGCAAGGAACTGGAATTGGCGGAGCGGCGAGGCTAGCGGACCGTTGCTGCAACAGCTGGAATCAGAGCACCAACTTGTGTTGATGCGTGCTACGAGTCAAGAGATTGAGCTGGAATGA